The sequence below is a genomic window from Bacteroidales bacterium MB20-C3-3.
GATTAGTGGTTCCCGAAAAATGGTACTTATTACCGGCCATAGAAGGGAGAATTTTGGTGACGGCTTTATTAATATATGCTCTGCAATAAAAGAGCTTGCTGAAACACACCCTGATACCGATTTTCTTTACCCTATGCACCTCAACCCAAATGTTAGAAGAGCAATCAAAGAGGTCTTCGGAGAGATAAAAGAGCAAGCTAGTAATACGATATTCATTGAACCGCTTGACTATTTACCATTTGTCTATCTAATGAACATCTGCACCATTGTTCTTACAGACAGTGGTGGAATTCAGGAGGAGGCACCCGGACTGGGAAAACCTGTCCTTGTGATGAGAGATACAACCGAGAGACCTGAGGCACTATCAGCAGGTACGGTAAAACTTGTTGGCACAAACAGAGATCTGATTATTGTAGAGACAAACAAGCTACTAACAGAAACAGATTATTACAATAAAATGAGTAAGGCAAATAATCCTTACGGTGATGGATTAGCCTGCATAAGAATCGCAGAGGAGTTAATTAAATTTTAAACATATATGAGGGCACTTTTTATGGGGTTGGGCTATATAGGCCTTCCCACAGCAGCAGTCGCCGCAAAAAGCGGAATAGATGTCACAGGAGTTGATATAAATCCAGAGGTTGTAGATACAATAAACCGTGGAGAGATACATATTATTGAACCAGGTTTAGGCGATGTTGTAAAGGATGTCGTTCTCAAGGGAAAGATGAAAGCCCAAACCACACCAAAAGAGGCAGATGTTTTTCTCATCGTGGTACCCACCCCGTTCAAACAAAACCACAGGGCAGACATCTCCTATGTAGAGAGTGCAACCAGGGCAGTAATCCCCTACCTCAAACCCGGCAACCTATTCATCATAGAAAGCACCTCTCCCGTAATGACCACCGAAAAGATGGCCGAGCTCATCTTCAAAACCCGCCCGGAACTTAAAGACAAAATATACATCGCCTACTGCCCCGAACGGGTCCTCCCAGGTAATGTGATTTACGAACTGGAGCATAACGACCGGGTTATAGGAGGCATCAACCAAGAATCATCCCAAAAAGCCACAGAGTTTTACAAACACTTTGTAAAAGGCAACCTCCATATAACCAATGCACGCACGGCCGAAATGTGCAAACTCACCGAAAACAGCTCCCGCGATGCACAAATAGCATTTGCCAACGAACTCTCAATAATTTGCGATAAAGCCGGCATAAATGTATGGGAACTGATAGAACTTGCAAATAAACACCCAAGGGTAAACATACTGCAACCCGGCAGCGGAGTAGGCGGCCACTGCATAGCAGTAGACCCATGGTTCATAGTAAGCGACTTTCCCGAACAAGCCCAAATCATAAAACGCGCCCGTGAAACCAACGATTACAAAGCCGACTGGTGCGCCAACAAAGTGATAGAGGCCTGCAATCAATTCGAAGCAAAATACAACCGAGAACCCGTAGTCGCCTGCATGGGACTAGCATTCAAACCCGACATTGACGACCTCCGCGAATCACCCGCCAAATACATCACCAGCCGCATAATCAGCGAAGCCCGCGCCCAGGTACTTGTGGTAGAACCAAACATCAAAACCCACAAAAGTTTCAACATAACAGACCACAAAGAAGCCTACCAAAAAGCCGACATCGTAGCCTGGCTGGTAAGGCATAAGGAATTCATTCACTACCCAAATACACCCGAAAAAGAAGAATACGACTTTTGCGGGGTAAGAAAATAGGTTTTTACATAATATAAATTACAAAACTTAATCAATATTGATTAATAAAGTGTTATCCAAGATTATTTTCCACATTTATGCTCTGAAAGAACGAATTTTTAGGAGTCTTTTTATACGAGATTCCTTTTGGGCATTGACTGGTAATACTCTTGGTAGTGGACTATCTTTAATAGCTGGTATATTTGTTGCCCGTTATCTTGGCAAAGATATATATGGAGAATATGGCATCATTAAAAATACAATAATATCATTATCCATTTTTTCAACATTTGGATTAGGATATACTTCAACAAAATATGTTGCAGAATATAAAGAAACCAGACCAGAGTTTTTAGACTTAATAATTAGATATTCGAAATTTATATCTTTAACTGTCAGCGGACTAGTAGCTTTATCTCTTTTTATTTTCGCAAAAACATTATCAGAACAAATCCTTGATGCACCACACCTGTACAAATCAATCAGAGTGGTTTCAGTTTGGGTTGTAATTAGATCACTTACAACCACTCAAATTGGTGTAATGGCTGGTTTTGGCCAATTTAAGAAAATGGCTTATATCGAAGGTATAGTTGGTGTATTAACCTTTACTTTAAGTATATTATTCACATATGAATGGGGTCTATTAGGTGCATTATTTGCCCTTTTGATTGCACAGATAATTAATTTAATTCTTAATTATCAGGTAGTATTAAAATTAAAGCCGAAATCAAAAGCTTTAACAAATAATATCCCAATATTAAAAGATATCATATCATTTTCAGCTCCAATTGCGTTACAAGAAATCACTTATTCAGTGATGAGTTGGATATTACACTTAATGCTTATTAAGATCACAAACTATGGTGAACTTGGTCTGTTTTCAGCAGCAATGCAATGGAATGCACTTATTCTTTTTATTCCAGGAGTGTTAAGAAATGTCCTATTATCACATTTATCTTCGAATTCAAATAATGATATAACACATAACAGAATACTGAAAAACGCTTTACTAATTAATTTTATAGCAACTTTTATTCCTGTTCTTGTTATATATTTTTTCAGCAACTTTATAATTCACATATATGGAAATTCGTTTATTGATTTGAGAAAAGTACTACAAGTATCCGTTTTTTCTACAATGTTTATCAGCTTAAGTAACGTTTACTCTCAAGCATATCTCTCAAAAGGAAAAAGTTGGTTGATGTTTTATATCAGATTTTTTAGGGACTTTGGTATGATAGCACTAGGTTACATATTGCTAACATACTCAAAAACTCTTGGAGGTGCAATTTCTCTTGCTTATTCTCAACTAGTTGCTAGCATCTTTTTTCTTTGTGTAATGGCTATTATATATAAAAACATCCGTCAGTTTAGCAAAACATAATCCTGAATTTAAGATAATGGGGAAATATAACTATACGAAGCTCAATGTTTTTTTTTCAACTCTGAATTTTATTTTGCTATTTGTAGGCTATCAACTTGCCACTAGTTTATTATTACCAATATCATCAAGTATTGAAGGGATTTCTCGTTCAGTAACGGTCCCATATAGAGGATTTGCATTACTTATATCACTTGTAGTTATTTTTCTTAACATCAAACGAAAAATAGGTAAGACTCCCGTTGCATTGAAAGTGCTATGGATATTTTGGATTGCTCTGATAATAAGGATTTTTTATGACACAAATATTCGTACTGATGTTCACTTGAACGATACAAGACAACTGTGGCTGTATGTGTTTGGCATATGTCTACCAGCAATGTTTTCTGTAATGAAGAGCATTAAGATGATAGATCTTGAGAAAGCGTTGAAATGGGTTTATTTTGGAACTGTTCTTACGCTATTTCTTTCTCTGTTCACCAATACATCGCTCTTATTAGATTCTGCTGAAGTTACAGGTAGAGCAGAAGCTAATTTAGCCTTTGATTCAATAGCATTTGGCCATTTGGGTACAACAGGCGTAATATTGTCTATGTTCTTGCTATCGAAAGCAGGTGTATCTCTAATTAGAAAATTCATCTATTTAGCTGTAATTTTATTATCTTTCTTTGTAATTGTGAGGGCCGGAAGTAGAAGCCCTGTTATGGCACTAACTGTTATTGTCCTTTTTTGGTTATTCGCTAGAGGTAGAAATATATTGTTTGGTACAGTGTTTATTGCAATAGCAACAACATTATTGGTTGTTTTCATTAAGCCAATTCTTAATTTCATGGGTAATATATCACCTGTGATGGAGTCTAGATTAAGACTTGGAATATATGAACAAGATTCAAGTGGACGTGATCTTCTTTATGAGAGAGCTATTAATTTATTTACGAAAAGTCCTATTCTTGGCGAGCAATTTGCTCTATTTGATAATTATGGTGGTTTTACATATTCACATAATATCATTTTAGATGCTTTTATGGGTTTGGGTATTTTAGGAGGATTATCGATGATTTATTTTTTGTGGAATTCTCTTAAAAAAAGCTATTTGGCTATAAAATATAATGATCCTATTTTTTGGGTTTCACTATTATTAATTCAACAGATTGTTCTCAATTTGTTTTCAAGTGCTTTCTATTATAATCAACTGTTAAATGCTTTGCTAGTTTTTATATTTCTATATTCAGTTAAGAGACCAACAAAAAAACTATATTGAAATAGATTGAAATAGATTGAAAAAGACTGATAAAGGAATACTCTACTCCATAGTTTTGGAGTTGTTTATAATACCCTAAAAAAATTGGACCATGTACTTAATTGAAAAAAAACACAAATTAACCCATGGAAAAAAGAGGAACCGACGCAAATTTAGCTCAAGTTTCAAGGCTTTGATAGCCATTGAGGCATTATATTGAGGCATTATAGGAGAGGAAAATCACTTTAGGAAATCAACGTAAGGTTTGAAGCTACCCAAATCATTTATCTCATAGAAAACAAGAGTTTCTATATAACCTTTCAAGTTTTTTTGGTAAATCGGTTGTAATAACAGCAAAAAAATATCCAAACTCATAGTATTACTAAAAATCATCAAGTACAAGTTTAATATATGACATTTTTTACAATAATTTCGTCTAATATATTGTTATTAAGGCAATTGTATTTGCAAAAGGCCCTAAAAATCAGTATTTTTAAGGAAAACTTATGACTTTATTCTATGAGTTATTGTATTGGTATTTACAGGAAAGAACATATTAGAAAGATAAGAATGTTAAAACCACAAACGGCGTGCAGTGAACTTGTTTAAATATGGACTTGACCTTGTATCTGACTACCTTTTAAACCCTTACTCAAACTGTAAAATTGATATATTTTAAATTTTTGTAATGTACTTAGAAGAACAAGTTCAAAATAATACGCTGTTGGATATTTGCTGTAATCATTTTGTAAGCTTCCTATGAGTAGGATGGTGCAACTTAAAATAGAATAGTTAGAAAATTGATTGAAATATGGAAATATGGAAATAGAATCAAAAATTCATAAAAAAAAGAAGTTATTAATTTTATACAATAAGTTATTTCATTATAGAATTCCAATTTTCAATCTTTTAGCTGAAGAATATGATTTGACTGTTGTTTATTCATATAATTCAAATGAAAAAATCATTTCTCAATGTAATTTTAAGACAAAGTTTATTCCAATAATTAAAATTTGGAAGTTTGTCTTTCATAAAACTAATATATCAAAATTTTGCGATAATTATGATATTGTTATAGCTTATGGTCAATCTACATGGTTAAGCTATTCGTCATTAGTATTAAAGAAGAATAGGAAATTTAAGCTTATATTTTGGACTATTGGAGCACCTGCTTCTTATACTAGAAATTATGGAGAAGCCGGACGTTTGTATTTTGCATTTAATGATTTTTTTGATCACAAAGCAGATGGATTGATTTTTTATTCAAATAATCCAATCGAAATGCATCATAAAAGAGGATATCCTAAAGAAAAGATGTTTGTAGCCGATAATACAGTAAAAGTCTTAAAACAAAATATCAATCCAGAAATAAAAAATGCAATTCTATTTATCGGTTCTTTATATTTAGAGAAAGGGTTAAATATATTATTGGATTCATATTTAGCTGCATATAAAGAAAATATTGCTATTCCAGAATTAAATATTGTCGGTGGAGGAAATGAATATAACAATATATTTGAGTGGATCAAGCAGAATAATTTATTAGATAAAATCCATCTTTTAGGTCCAATTTATGATGAGAAAACTAAAGCTGAAATATTTTCAAAATCTATAGCATCAATTTCTCCATTACAAGCCGGACTTTCTGTCCTTGAAAGTATGGGTTATGGAGTACCATATATTACAATGAAGAATGCTATTACGGGTGGAGAAGCATTTAATATAGACAATCATGTTAATGGATTAACTTTAGATGACATAAGTGAATTCAAAAACATCATATTAGATATTTCAATAGACAAGCCAAAATATATTCAATTTGGACTAAATGCTTATAATCACTATTGGAAAAATAGAAAACCTGAAGATATGGTTAAAGGTATTAGATACGCAATTGAACAAAAAATATAATATATGAAGAAATACATTTTAGGTTTATTAAAATATCTTTTCTACAAGAGGGTTTCATTGTTAGCACAAGTCACCTTTGATTCAAACATTTCAAGAAAATCAAAGGTTAATAGATTTTCTAAAGTTTATTCATCTAATATATTAGATTATTCATATATTGGTCCAAATACTGAATTAGTCTTAGTCAATATTGGAAAGTTTTGTTCTATCGCTCAAAATTGCAGTATTGGTTTGGCTACTCATACAATTGAAAACATTTCAACTTCTCCAATATTTACTGAAAAACATAATGGCACTTCTTTTTCATGGATTGAAAAAGATACTCTTAATTATAAACCAAAAATTGTAGAAATTGGAAATGATGTTTGGATTGGAAAAAATGCAACAATTCTTAGTAACATTAAGGTGGGTAATGGCGCAATTATTGGTACTGGTGCTATTGTTACAAAAGATGTTCCAGATTATGCTGTCGTTGCGGGAGTACCAGCCAATATTATCAAGTATAGATTTTCCAAGGAAATTATTAATAAGCTTTTAGAAATTAGGTGGTGGGATCTACCAGAGATAAGTTTGAAGAAAAACATTCATATATTTCAAAAAGAAAAAATAACTCTAGAAGATTTAAATAGGATTATCCTCAAATAAAATATGATACAATTTTCTAAGAAAACCCTACTAATAACTGGTGGCACCGGCTCTTTCGGTAACGCAGTTCTCAAACGCTTCATTAATGATGATCGTTTCAAAGAAATTCGCATTTTTTCCCGTGACGAAAAAAAGCAGGACGATATGCGTCACTCCATACAGAATCCAAAAGTCAAGTTTTATATTGGTGATGTACGGAATAAACGTTCGGTGGATGGAGCTATGCGGGGAGTGGATTATGTGTTTCATGCTGCTGCCTTGAAACAGGTTCCTTCTTGTGAGTTTTTCCCTATGCAGGCGGTTAGGACCAATGTGATAGGGACTGAAAATGTATTGGATTCGGCAATTGAACATGGTGTTAAGAATGTTGTGGTGCTTAGTACCGATAAGGCGGCCTACCCTATCAACGCTATGGGAATCAGTAAGGCTATGATGGAAAAAGTTGCTATTGCCAAAGGGCGTTCTTTGGGTGTTGATGCATCTACTACTATTTGTTGTACCCGTTATGGCAATGTGATGGCTAGTCGTGGGTCGGTGATTCCTTTGTGGGTGGAGCAGTTAAAAGCGGGCAAACCAATTACAATAACCGACCCTAAGATGACTAGGTACATGATGACTCTTGACGATGCTGTGGATTTGGTGCTTTATGCATTTGAGCATGGTAAAAACGGTGATCTTTTTGTGCAAAAAGCTCCTGCTGCAACATTAACAGTATTAGCTGATGCGTTAAAAGGTCTTTATAAATCTAATAATGAAGTCAGGGTTATTGGAACACGCCATGGTGAAAAGCTATACGAAACCTTGGTTACCCGTGAAGAGATGTTCAAAGCCCAGGATATGGGAGACTACTACAGGATTCCTGCAGACAGCAGGGATCTGAACTACGACAAGTTTTTTGTTGAGGGCGAAGAGGATATTTCTAAGGTCGAAGATTACCACTCCCACAACACAAAGCAACTGAATGTTGAGGAGATGACACAATTGTTGCTCAAACTTGAGTTCATACGTGAAGATTTGAAATTATGATTAGGGTAGGAATTACAGGGCAGGCAGGGTTTGTCGGGACTCATCTTTACAACCACCTTGGGCTGGCCCCGGATAAATACAAGCGGATACCATTTGAGGACCGCTTTTTTCGTGACTCTGCTTTGCTAAAGAGCTTTGTTAAGCAATGTGATGTTATTGTCCACCTGGCTGCTATGAACCGCCACCCCGACCCTCAGGTGATTTATGACACCAATATCGGGTTGGTAAAGCAGTTGATTGATGCTATGGAAAGCGAGGGGGTTACTCCGCATGTGTTGTTCTCCTCATCTACCCAGGAAGAGTTGGACAACCTTTATGGGCAGTCAAAGAAAGATGGTCGTGAACTATTGGAGCAATGGGCTTCAAGACATAATGCATCTTTCACCGGATTGGTGGTACCCAATGTTTATGGTGAGTTTTCCAGGCCAAACTACAACACTTTTATTGCCACATTTGCTCATAAGCTGGTCAATGGCGAGCAGCCTCAAATTATTACCGATAGCAGTGTGAAACTAATCTATGTGGGCTCACTCTGCAAGTTTATAATAGGTCAATTTGAAAACAAGGGAGTGTCAAGGGTTAACGTACCATTTGATTTTGAACGCAAGGTGAGCAGCATACTCTGTCTTTTTGAGCAGTTTAATTCATTGTATGCACACAATGGTTTCATTCCAAACTTGGCCGACATTAATGAGGTTAACCTTTTCAATACATTCAGGTCTTATCTTGATTATAAAAACAAATTCCCTGTCAAGCTGGTTAAACATTCCGACAACCGTGGGATGTTTGTTGAGACCATCAAACTTGGAGTTGGTGGCCAGGTATCCTTCTCCACTACCCTGCCGGGAATTACACGTGGCAACCACTACCATACCCGCAAGATTGAGCGGTTTACAGTTATAAGGGGGAAAGCCAAAATACAGCTTCGCAAGATTGGGAGCGATGAGGTAATGGACTTCTGCCTGGATGGGAACGAACCGTCATATGTGGACATGCCTGTATGGTATACCCACAACATCACCAATATCGGTAAAGAAGAACTTTATACACAATTTTGGATTAACGAATGGTACAATCCCGAGGATGGGGATACATTTTTTGAGGAGGTATAGATGAAAAAACTAAAGGTAATGACAGTTGTAGGCACAAGACCCGAGATAATCAGGCTTGCTTGTGTGCTGCAAAAACTGGATAAAAGCGAAGCAATACAACATACCCTGGTACATACAGGGCAAAATTACGATTACGAACTCAATGAGGTCTTCTTCGAAGATTTGGGTCTTAGAAAACCAGATTACT
It includes:
- a CDS encoding CatB-related O-acetyltransferase, producing the protein MKKYILGLLKYLFYKRVSLLAQVTFDSNISRKSKVNRFSKVYSSNILDYSYIGPNTELVLVNIGKFCSIAQNCSIGLATHTIENISTSPIFTEKHNGTSFSWIEKDTLNYKPKIVEIGNDVWIGKNATILSNIKVGNGAIIGTGAIVTKDVPDYAVVAGVPANIIKYRFSKEIINKLLEIRWWDLPEISLKKNIHIFQKEKITLEDLNRIILK
- a CDS encoding glycosyltransferase, coding for MEIESKIHKKKKLLILYNKLFHYRIPIFNLLAEEYDLTVVYSYNSNEKIISQCNFKTKFIPIIKIWKFVFHKTNISKFCDNYDIVIAYGQSTWLSYSSLVLKKNRKFKLIFWTIGAPASYTRNYGEAGRLYFAFNDFFDHKADGLIFYSNNPIEMHHKRGYPKEKMFVADNTVKVLKQNINPEIKNAILFIGSLYLEKGLNILLDSYLAAYKENIAIPELNIVGGGNEYNNIFEWIKQNNLLDKIHLLGPIYDEKTKAEIFSKSIASISPLQAGLSVLESMGYGVPYITMKNAITGGEAFNIDNHVNGLTLDDISEFKNIILDISIDKPKYIQFGLNAYNHYWKNRKPEDMVKGIRYAIEQKI
- a CDS encoding NAD-dependent epimerase/dehydratase family protein, which codes for MIRVGITGQAGFVGTHLYNHLGLAPDKYKRIPFEDRFFRDSALLKSFVKQCDVIVHLAAMNRHPDPQVIYDTNIGLVKQLIDAMESEGVTPHVLFSSSTQEELDNLYGQSKKDGRELLEQWASRHNASFTGLVVPNVYGEFSRPNYNTFIATFAHKLVNGEQPQIITDSSVKLIYVGSLCKFIIGQFENKGVSRVNVPFDFERKVSSILCLFEQFNSLYAHNGFIPNLADINEVNLFNTFRSYLDYKNKFPVKLVKHSDNRGMFVETIKLGVGGQVSFSTTLPGITRGNHYHTRKIERFTVIRGKAKIQLRKIGSDEVMDFCLDGNEPSYVDMPVWYTHNITNIGKEELYTQFWINEWYNPEDGDTFFEEV
- a CDS encoding polysaccharide biosynthesis protein, which produces MIQFSKKTLLITGGTGSFGNAVLKRFINDDRFKEIRIFSRDEKKQDDMRHSIQNPKVKFYIGDVRNKRSVDGAMRGVDYVFHAAALKQVPSCEFFPMQAVRTNVIGTENVLDSAIEHGVKNVVVLSTDKAAYPINAMGISKAMMEKVAIAKGRSLGVDASTTICCTRYGNVMASRGSVIPLWVEQLKAGKPITITDPKMTRYMMTLDDAVDLVLYAFEHGKNGDLFVQKAPAATLTVLADALKGLYKSNNEVRVIGTRHGEKLYETLVTREEMFKAQDMGDYYRIPADSRDLNYDKFFVEGEEDISKVEDYHSHNTKQLNVEEMTQLLLKLEFIREDLKL
- the wecC gene encoding UDP-N-acetyl-D-mannosamine dehydrogenase, producing MRALFMGLGYIGLPTAAVAAKSGIDVTGVDINPEVVDTINRGEIHIIEPGLGDVVKDVVLKGKMKAQTTPKEADVFLIVVPTPFKQNHRADISYVESATRAVIPYLKPGNLFIIESTSPVMTTEKMAELIFKTRPELKDKIYIAYCPERVLPGNVIYELEHNDRVIGGINQESSQKATEFYKHFVKGNLHITNARTAEMCKLTENSSRDAQIAFANELSIICDKAGINVWELIELANKHPRVNILQPGSGVGGHCIAVDPWFIVSDFPEQAQIIKRARETNDYKADWCANKVIEACNQFEAKYNREPVVACMGLAFKPDIDDLRESPAKYITSRIISEARAQVLVVEPNIKTHKSFNITDHKEAYQKADIVAWLVRHKEFIHYPNTPEKEEYDFCGVRK
- a CDS encoding oligosaccharide flippase family protein, with translation MINKVLSKIIFHIYALKERIFRSLFIRDSFWALTGNTLGSGLSLIAGIFVARYLGKDIYGEYGIIKNTIISLSIFSTFGLGYTSTKYVAEYKETRPEFLDLIIRYSKFISLTVSGLVALSLFIFAKTLSEQILDAPHLYKSIRVVSVWVVIRSLTTTQIGVMAGFGQFKKMAYIEGIVGVLTFTLSILFTYEWGLLGALFALLIAQIINLILNYQVVLKLKPKSKALTNNIPILKDIISFSAPIALQEITYSVMSWILHLMLIKITNYGELGLFSAAMQWNALILFIPGVLRNVLLSHLSSNSNNDITHNRILKNALLINFIATFIPVLVIYFFSNFIIHIYGNSFIDLRKVLQVSVFSTMFISLSNVYSQAYLSKGKSWLMFYIRFFRDFGMIALGYILLTYSKTLGGAISLAYSQLVASIFFLCVMAIIYKNIRQFSKT
- a CDS encoding O-antigen ligase family protein — encoded protein: MGKYNYTKLNVFFSTLNFILLFVGYQLATSLLLPISSSIEGISRSVTVPYRGFALLISLVVIFLNIKRKIGKTPVALKVLWIFWIALIIRIFYDTNIRTDVHLNDTRQLWLYVFGICLPAMFSVMKSIKMIDLEKALKWVYFGTVLTLFLSLFTNTSLLLDSAEVTGRAEANLAFDSIAFGHLGTTGVILSMFLLSKAGVSLIRKFIYLAVILLSFFVIVRAGSRSPVMALTVIVLFWLFARGRNILFGTVFIAIATTLLVVFIKPILNFMGNISPVMESRLRLGIYEQDSSGRDLLYERAINLFTKSPILGEQFALFDNYGGFTYSHNIILDAFMGLGILGGLSMIYFLWNSLKKSYLAIKYNDPIFWVSLLLIQQIVLNLFSSAFYYNQLLNALLVFIFLYSVKRPTKKLY